Genomic segment of Myxococcus stipitatus:
CGCGGCGGCGGAGATGCTGGAGCGCGCCGGCTATGCCGGTGCGGGCATCCAGGAGCTGCTCGAGGCGGGCAAGGCGCCTCGGGGCTCGCTCTACTTCCACTTCCCCGGAGGCAAGGAGCAGCTCGCCGTGGAGGCGCTCCAGGTCTCCGCCTCCGAGGTGACACGGCTGCTCGAGGAGCACCTCTCCTCGGCGAAGGGGCTGGTCGCCGGCCTGCGCCGCGCGCTCACCGTGCTGGCGGACCGGGCCGAGGCCTCCGGCTTCGAGAAGGGCTGTCCCGTCTCGGCCGTCGTCCTGTCATCGGGCGCGACGCCCGAGCCCGTGCGCGCCGCTGGCGCCGAGGCCCTGCGCATGTGGCAGCAGCTCCTCACGGAGCGGCTCCGCGCGGAGGGATTCACACCCACGGAGTCCCGTCGGCGCTCGGCGCTGCTGCTCTCGACCATCGAAGGGGCGCTGCTCCTCATGCGGGCCCACCGCAGCCGCGCCCCCGTGGACGAGCTGTCGAAGGAGCTGGAGCGACTGCTCTCGCTGGACTGACCCGGGGCCCTTCGCCGACGCGGCAGGGCCCCTTCGTCACACGCAGAAAATATGCAAACCGGTCTACTTAAAGAGAGGACATCCATGAAGGACACATCAGCGGACTCCCTGGTCATCGGCTCCACGGGGCTCATCGGACGGTGGCTCGTGCCGGAGCTCACGCGTCAGGGCCGACGCGTGGCCCTGCTGTCGCGCAACGCCCAGGCGCGGGCGCAGGAGTATCGAGACTGGGTGGCGGCGCTTGGAGGGGAGCCTCGCCAGCTCGTGTTCCTGGAGGGCGACCTGGATGCGCCGCGACTGGGACTCCGCACGTCGGATGAAGCCTCGCTCGCGGGCGTCCGGGATGTGTTCCACCTGGGTGCGCGCTTCGCATGGCACCTGCCTCCCGCGCTGGCGCAGCGGACGAATGTCGAGGGGACTCGCGCCGTGGTGGAGCTGGCGTCTCGACTGACCTCCCCGCGGCGGCTCGTGCTCGTGGGCGGCTATCGCATCGGGCCCCGGTTGGATGCCTCGGGCACGGTCATCCCCGCCTCCGAGCTGCGCCACTCCCGCTCGGGTGCCTATGAGGCCTCGAAGATCCTGGCGCATCAGGTGGCATTGGAGACCGCGGCGCGGCTCGGCGTGCCCATCAC
This window contains:
- a CDS encoding TetR/AcrR family transcriptional regulator, with the protein product MSKGEDTRRRMIAAAAEMLERAGYAGAGIQELLEAGKAPRGSLYFHFPGGKEQLAVEALQVSASEVTRLLEEHLSSAKGLVAGLRRALTVLADRAEASGFEKGCPVSAVVLSSGATPEPVRAAGAEALRMWQQLLTERLRAEGFTPTESRRRSALLLSTIEGALLLMRAHRSRAPVDELSKELERLLSLD